TTGAATTATAATCATTTCCATTAATATGATACATTCTAAGTTCTAACAGTCTCATAAAGTCACTCGCATAGAAAAAAGACACTCACAAAAATCTATATGTATATTTTTTTTAAGTAGTATTCTGCAATTCATGTGTATATAAGCTATGTTCCTTTGAAAATGGTTCAAAGTATTACTATTCTTGTCTCAACCACTTTATTAAACTAATTAACGTCTCTTTCTCCCTCTATGGAGTCGTGTTACGTCTCTCTAGATTAAGATCTTCTCCTGATTGTTCTTTTGAAGAAATAATACTTCTCGCTTATGGAAGATGATCATTTACTGTGTCACGATAACATCAACGACGAGGAACGTTTGCCATTGGAGTTTATGACCGGAAAACAAACATCCACGGCGGAATTACAGCCGTCGCAACGGCCGCCATTCTTGGTAAAGACATACAAGGTGGTTGAGGATCCGACCACGGACGAGGTTATATCTTGGAACGGAGATGGGACCGGATTCATCGTGTGGCAGCCGGCAGAGTTCGCTAGAGATCTCTTACCAACACTTTTCAAGCATTGCAACTTCTCTAGTTTCGTTCGCCAGCTCAATACTTATGTATGTGCTTGCTCCACATTGCTTTTACTTTTTATTTTATTTTTCGTTAATCGTATGTTCCATTGTTTCAATTAAGTTAACTAGTATGAATTTGTTCACTTGAGTGCATTTTCTTTATTTTTTATTTTAACATATGCGGGTATTTATCAAACTGAAAATTTCAAATTACAAAGATAATGCAAACAATTGTTTTTTACTTTGTAAATAGGAGTTTTCCTGTACCAAGCGCATAAATAGTAATTTTTAACATAACAATTTTTATTTCAAAAAACAATTTTGATTTATATTTCAACATTATTAATTTATATTTTAACTTTAATTGTTATAAAAAATCATAAACGTATTTTTGTAATCTTATTTATTTTGATTTGGTATAACTATTTAAATTTGTTTTTTTTTAATTTTAATAAAGATAAAATTAAATTTTATAAAAATAGTTTTAATTATATAATTGTGTTTAATGATTATTTATTTTAAATATATATATGTATATATATATATTTACATATAAATATAAATTCTAATAAATTTGAGACTTTGTTTGTTTTAGTTAAACTGAAAAATCTTTTTATTAATTTAAACGATGAAGATGAACAGATAAATTTAAATAATGTTTAAATATTTAACTATCAATTTTTTTTGGATTAGTGTTACTTTATTTAGTTTATTTTTATTAATGTGAGATACATATTTACATATATATTATTATTTTAATTGTGATATATGAATTATTAATATATTTAATAGTTTACCATAAATAAATATTTATATGGAAAATTGACATTAATGATAATATATGAGTTATTTTTATTACCATATTTAAAATCCCTGCAAAAAAATTTAAATTTTTATAAGGAAATTTTACATCTCACAATTAATATGATGCCATGTCACTATTTTCTAAAACCATGTCATCTATTTTAAGTGTCATGTCATCTTTTTTTCAGCGAGAATGATTGTACTGACGACATGTGCATAAATCACTTCGTAAATATAATGTAGGGGATTCTTTTGCAAAAAAATGAATTTTTTTAAGAGAAATTTTCTACGATGGCCATTTTTAAGTTTTTGTCACAAAAATAACTCTCAATGAAGAAAATGACCAAAATAAGTTTTATTAACTAATCTGGACTTATAGTTTAGAGTTAAGGGATGATGTTTCGGGGATAAGGTTTCAAATTTATAAAAATAAAAAAAATCAAAATAAAAATGTGCTATTTTGGTCATTTTCTTTTTTTAGGGTTATTTTTGTGACAAAAACTTTAAAATAGTTATTTGAGAGAATTGACTATTTTTAATTAAACAATTTAGAAATATCAGACGAGTTTTAGTTCCGTGTCCAGTTTGCATTTGTATTTGCAGTATCTAAACAATAATTGACAAAAACTCTAAAATATTTGTGAATATTCTTCAAATAGAACAATACACAATATAACACATAAACGTCAAAAGGAACACAAAGAAATGCATGGAGACATGAGTTTCATATTTGCATGATGCATTCTCACATGTGAAATGTGAAGTTCGTACGTAAAATTTGGTACATGGTATTAACAAGTGGGTACAAACTATTGTAGGGGTTTCGGAAAGTGTCTACGACAAGATGGGAGTTTGGTAATGAGATGTTTCGAAAAGGGCAAAGAGAGCTTATGTGCAATATCCGAAGAAGGAAGAGTTATCCACACTCCCACTCACATAACAAGTCTCATCAGGTTGTACCAACAACAACAACGGAGAATCTAGAAGATCATCACCTTCAGGATCAACGCTCTTCCTCCGTTGTATACTCTGCTCTACTCGACGAAAACAAATGCTTGAAGAATGAAAATGAGTTCCTGCGTTCAGAACTGGGGAAGACCAAGAAGAAATGCAAACAACTTATGGAGTTGGTTGAGAGATATAGAGGAGAAGAAGACGACGACGACGATCAGGGGCTTAAGTTGTTTGGAGTAAAACTGGAGTGAGAGAGATCGTTTGATAGATTTGCCTTGCCATCTTCTTCACATCCTTATCAGTTTGCATAGCTATACTCTTTAAGACATGCCAGATCAAAGATCAAAACATAGTATTGATAGTGTTCAAAACATGGTACATTGCAACATTGTGTATATATATGAACGTTAAGAACTCATGTTTTTTATATATGTGCCATATTTACAACTATTTTTTGGGTGAGTGATCAGATCTCTCTTTAAGCTGTGCTCATGAAGTGTTTTGGGTTATACAAAAGCCGCAGTAATGGTTTTACTGGTTATGAGTTAGCAGCAAAATGGTTGAATATGGTCTCAAGTGTGGACTGACTTATGCTGTATTCAGCTATTCCCAACCGATTCCTGCCATAGCAAGAATGAAAATTTATTTCCTAAGACGTACAAAGACTGTGATTTCAGTGTAAGAAAATAAAAATGTCAATGTCTTACCTGTTTCTTTCAAGGTGTCCAAAGGCATCTGCAAGTGACAATCCTCCTTCTCCAAATGGCAACTGCAACATAATCCATGTATAGATTTGAGCACAAGACCAAAGAGTGGAGTAGCACCAACTGCTTTTGTGTTCACTTTACCTGGTATTTAATGATCAATCCATTGCAGCTCTTAAATGTTGCACCTGGAAACGAAGATTGTATGAAAGAATCTAGTGCTGAAAACTTTTCTTTGGTAAGCCACCACTCGGCAAATATTGGCAACGGAATACCACCTGTTCAGCATCAAACAGACAAACAGATATTTTTGTGTTAGAAGTTGTGAAACAGGAACTTATGTGAGACATGTGTTCATACCATCTCGAAAGAGCTGTTCTGATAACTGTTCATCGAATCCAACATCTTCCTCAGGCATGGGAGGCACTAGAGCACTCACTCTCTGCTCATTACCCAGATACTTGGCAATGCTTTGTATCATATCTGGTGACAAACTGATTTCTGATGCTGAAGCCGTATCAGGAGTAATAGAGTCAGAGACACCGATACATACTTCGAGGTCACCAAGCAAACTTCTAGGCTGAGAAGGAACGTTAAACATCCACTGCTGAATCATCTGGCAAAGATTCTCCAAGTCCACATGGCTCACTTCGTTTGGTTTGACCTAATTTGTAAAACAGCCAACATTAAGCTTGACAAATGATCCTTCCTACCACTGTAACAAAACACTCTTGGAACTAAGGTTTACCTCTAACTCAAGGTGGTTTCCGAAGCGCGTCTTTAAATGTTGTGGACTACCTATGCATCTCAGGCGGCCTCCAACCTGTAATTTGAGGTTTTGGGTACTGTGAGGTGGATACATTTAAGGAGTATGGTCCTAGAGAGTACAAAATGAGTTTAACAGATACCATGATCCCGATCCTAGTGCAAAGCGCTTGAGCTTCATTCATGCTATGAGTAGTCAGAATAACCGCTGTCTTTCCACTCCTTGTCGACAGGCGAGATATCACATCCCACATGAATCTTTTGGCAACAGGATCCATACCTGAAAGCATTGAACAAGAAACACCAAAAACTTTACAGAGTAGCTAAAGAACACAGAGGAAGTCCACGTCAGTAACTCCAAAGTTAAAACTGGTCACGCAAGTCAACCAAACTTTTGGTTGGACTTATACCTGTAGATGGTTCATCAAGGATGACAATGGGAGGATCTCCAATCATTGCAATAGCAACGGATAGTTTGCGCTTGTTTCCGCCGCTAAGAGTGAACGATGGCTTGTGAGAATGTTTCAACAAGTCAAACTCCACTAACTTTTCCATTACCACCTGTTATTAGATAATACACATTTGACAATCTCCAGTTAGCAACTTCCAGTCTACATTAAAATACCTAATAGTATATTAGGTTGTAATTTTGAATTCATCCAAGGCGTGTAAGAAAGCATCAAACGTCAATCCAGAGTAAATGCCACTTACATTATCAATTCTATAGTCAACCACTCCTTTGATCCTAGCATAAAGTTCAAGGTGCTCCTTCACAGTCAGATAGTCGAATAAAGCATCAAACTGGGGGCAGTAGCCAATCTGAGCAAGAAAGACAAAAATAGATTTTTTAACATTGCATGTTCATTCTATTGACTAAGTGAGATTGGTAAAGTTAATGATTTGACATACATGCTGACGGATAACTTTGGGACTCGCTACTATATCTTTGCCAAAGACAAAGGCAGTTCCACTGGTTGGTGTTTCTTCGCCTGTTACACCCACAGAAGTGAACATAGTAATATTATTTTATGCAGTTGTTTATTTAGCGTTTAAACGACTTCAAGATAACAGCTGCGCTAATAGTTTGAAAATACTAAGAAGCACAACATACCAGATAACATAGACAAGGTAGTAGTCTTCCCAGCTCCATTTGTCCCTAAAAAGCCAAAACATTCTCCTGCTTGGACCGAGAAAGTCAAAGACTGTACAGCTACTTTTGGGACGTGATGATTGGAACCAGGATAGACCTGAAATAGTTTTACACTTAGAAAGAGAGGAGAATCTATATTCACACTTTGGTGAAAGAGCAGGTTACAATACCTTCCTCAGGTTTTGTAAGTAGAATATAGTGTTGTCTGTCAACCCTGAAATCACCCTGTCTCTTTCCTCTTGCACGTCTATGTCATCCTCCATATCAGCGGAAATGGCTCCAGTCGAATCCTTGAGAAGCGGCTCTGTAGAACTAGAACCAGCACCTTGCTTGAAACCTTTAAAATTCTGCCACCACTCCCCAATCGAGAAAGACATCACTTTTTGAACAGGCAAGACCTCAAGACCAAGCGTCAAAAGGAAGTAGAATATACTCTGCCAAATATACGTCCAGTCAGATAAGAAATACCTCAATGATATAAATTCACTATATTTTGGTGTATATAATGAAAAAATAACAAGCAACATAAAAGCAACTACAATAGTGAATCGTATTCCATAAATATGATATCTATCTAGTACGGTGTATTGAATATATGACAAAGGTGGAGTGTTGAAGTATTCTATTTTAAGTGTCATGTCATCTTTTTTTCAGCGAGAATGATTGTACTGACGACATGTGCATAAATCACTTCGTAAATATAATGTAGGGGATTCTTTTGCAAAAAAATGAATTTTTTTAAGAGAAATTTTCTACGATGGCCATTTTTAAGTTTTTGTCACAAAAATAACTCTCAATGAAGAAAATGACCAAAATAAGTTTTATTAACTAATCTGGACTTATAGTTTAGAGTTAAGGGATGATGTTTCGGGGATAAGGTTTCAAATTTATAAAAATAAAAAAAATCAAAATAAAAATGTGCTATTTTGGTCATTTTCTTTTTTTAGGGTTATTTTTGTGACAAAAACTTTAAAATAGTTATTTGAGAGAATTGACTATTTTTAATTAAACAATTTAGAAATATCAGACGAGTTTTAGTTCCGTGTCCAGTTTGCATTTGTATTTGCAGTATCTAAACAATAATTGACAAAAACTCTAAAATATTTGTGAATATTCTTCAAATAGAACAATACACAATATAACACATAAACGTCAAAAGGAACACAAAGAAATGCATGGAGACATGAGTTTCATATTTGCATGATGCATTCTCACATGTGAAATGTGAAGTTCGTACGTAAAATTTGGTACATGGTATTAACAAGTGGGTACAAACTATTGTAGGGGTTTCGGAAAGTGTCTACGACAAGATGGGAGTTTGGTAATGAGATGTTTCGAAAAGGGCAAAGAGAGCTTATGTGCAATATCCGAAGAAGGAAGAGTTATCCACACTCCCACTCACATAACAAGTCTCATCAGGTTGTACCAACAACAACAACGGAGAATCTAGAAGATCATCACCTTCAGGATCAACGCTCTTCCTCCGTTGTATACTCTGCTCTACTCGACGAAAACAAATGCTTGAAGAATGAAAATGAGTTCCTGCGTTCAGAACTGGGGAAGACCAAGAAGAAATGCAAACAACTTATGGAGTTGGTTGAGAGATATAGAGGAGAAGAAGACGACGACGACGATCAGGGGCTTAAGTTGTTTGGAGTAAAACTGGAGTGAGAGAGATCGTTTGATAGATTTGCCTTGCCATCTTCTTCACATCCTTATCAGTTTGCATAGCTATACTCTTTAAGACATGCCAGATCAAAGATCAAAACATAGTATTGATAGTGTTCAAAACATGGTACATTGCAACATTGTGTATATATATGAACGTTAAGAACTCATGTTTTTTATATATGTGCCATATTTACAACTATTTTTTGGGTGAGTGATCAGATCTCTCTTTAAGCTGTGCTCATGAAGTGTTTTGGGTTATACAAAAGCCGCAGTAATGGTTTTACTGGTTATGAGTTAGCAGCAAAATGGTTGAATATGGTCTCAAGTGTGGACTGACTTATGCTGTATTCAGCTATTCCCAACCGATTCCTGCCATAGCAAGAATGAAAATTTATTTCCTAAGACGTACAAAGACTGTGATTTCAGTGTAAGAAAATAAAAATGTCAATGTCTTACCTGTTTCTTTCAAGGTGTCCAAAGGCATCTGCAAGTGACAATCCTCCTTCTCCAAATGGCAACTGCAACATAATCCATGTATAGATTTGAGCACAAGACCAAAGAGTGGAGTAGCACCAACTGCTTTTGTGTTCACTTTACCTGGTATTTAATGATCAATCCATTGCAGCTCTTAAATGTTGCACCTGGAAACGAAGATTGTATGAAAGAATCTAGTGCTGAAAACTTTTCTTTGGTAAGCCACCACTCGGCAAATATTGGCAACGGAATACCACCTGTTCAGCATCAAACAGACAAACAGATATTTTTGTGTTAGAAGTTGTGAAACAGGAACTTATGTGAGACATGTGTTCATACCATCTCGAAAGAGCTGTTCTGATAACTGTTCATCGAATCCAACATCTTCCTCAGGCATGGGAGGCACTAGAGCACTCACTCTCTGCTCATTACCCAGATACTTGGCAATGCTTTGTATCATATCTGGTGACAAACTGATTTCTGATGCTGAAGCCGTATCAGGAGTAATAGAGTCAGAGACACCGATACATACTTCGAGGTCACCAAGCAAACTTCTAGGCTGAGAAGGAACGTTAAACATCCACTGCTGAATCATCTGGCAAAGATTCTCCAAGTCCACATGGCTCACTTCGTTTGGTTTGACCTAATTTGTAAAACAGCCAACATTAAGCTTGACAAATGATCCTTCCTACCACTGTAACAAAACACTCTTGGAACTAAGGTTTACCTCTAACTCAAGGTGGTTTCCGAAGCGCGTCTTTAAATGTTGTGGACTACCTATGCATCTCAGGCGGCCTCCAACCTGTAATTTGAGGTTTTGGGTACTGTGAGGTGGATACATTTAAGGAGTATGGTCCTAGAGAGTACAAAATGAGTTTAACAGATACCATGATCCCGATCCTAGTGCAAAGCGCTTGAGCTTCATTCATGCTATGAGTAGTCAGAATAACCGCTGTCTTTCCACTCCTTGTCGACAGGCGAGATATCACATCCCACATGAATCTTTTGGCAACAGGATCCATACCTGAAAGCATTGAACAAGAAACACCAAAAACTTTACAGAGTAGCTAAAGAACACAGAGGAAGTCCACGTCAGTAACTCCAAAGTTAAAACTGGTCACGCAAGTCAACCAAACTTTTGGTTGGACTTATACCTGTAGATGGTTCATCAAGGATGACAATGGGAGGATCTCCAATCATTGCAATAGCAACGGATAGTTTGCGCTTGTTTCCGCCGCTAAGAGTGAACGATGGCTTGTGAGAATGTTTCAACAAGTCAAACTCCACTAACTTTTCCATTACCACCTGTTATTAGATAATACACATTTGACAATCTCCAGTTAGCAACTTCCAGTCTACATTAAAATACCTAATAGTATATTAGGTTGTAATTTTGAATTCATCCAAGGCGTGTAAGAAAGCATCAAACGTCAATCCAGAGTAAATGCCACTTACATTATCAATTCTATAGTCAACCACTCCTTTGATCCTAGCATAAAGTTCAAGGTGCTCCTTCACAGTCAGATAGTCGAATAAAGCATCAAACTGGGGGCAGTAGCCAATCTGAGCAAGAAAGACAAAAATAGATTTTTTAACATTGCATGTTCATTCTATTGACTAAGTGAGATTGGTAAAGTTAATGATTTGACATACATGCTGACGGATAACTTTGGGACTCGCTACTATATCTTTGCCAAAGACAAAGGCAGTTCCACTGGTTGGTGTTTCTTCGCCTGTTACACCCACAGAAGTGAACATAGTAATATTATTTTATGCAGTTGTTTATTTAGCGTTTAAACGACTTCAAGATAACAGCTGCGCTAATAGTTTGAAAATACTAAGAAGCACAACATACCAGATAACATAGACAAGGTAGTAGTCTTCCCAGCTCCATTTGTCCCTAAAAAGCCAAAACATTCTCCTGCTTGGACCGAGAAAGTCAAAGACTGTACAGCTACTTTTGGGACGTGATGATTGGAACCAGGATAGACCTGAAATAGTTTTACACTTAGAAAGAGAGGAGAATCTATATTCACACTTTGGTGAAAGAGCAGGTTACAATACCTTCCTCAGGTTTTGTAAGTAGAATATAGTGTTGTCTGTCAACCCTGAAATCACCCTGTCTCTTTCCTCTTGCACGTCTATGTCATCCTCCATATCAGCGGAAATGGCTCCAGTCGAATCCTTGAGAAGCGGCTCTGTAGAACTAGAACCAGCACCTTGCTTGAAACCTTTAAAATTCTGCCACCACTCCCCAATCGAGAAAGACATCACTTTTTGAACAGGCAAGACCTCAAGACCAAGCGTCAAAAGGAAGTAGAATATACTCTGCCAAATATACGTCCAGTCAGATAAGAAATACCTCAATGATATAAATTCACTATATTTTGGTGTATATAATGAAAAAATAACAAGCAACATAAAAGCAACTACAATATTCGACCTTTTACATTTCAAAATAAATGAAATTATTGATACTTAATGATGTAAACAAGTTGAATAAAAGGGAAAATCTAACCTCCAAAGCTAGGTATGAGATGGAAGCTCCAGTGACATTCCAATCAAACACCCCATGACTGGATTTGTCTTTCATCCCCTGCCTTAGAAGAGCTAAAGAAGCCAATCCATCAGAGAAGCAAAATCCTGGTGATAGTCTAAAGAAGGTCTGTAAAAGCATAATGAATAAGGATCAGTTCGTAGTCTGCTTTTCAAGGCTCACAAAGATCAGGAAATCAGAAGAACCCACACCTTTAGATATGAGTTTGCATTAACTGTAGCTGGAATAAGGCCCATGACAAATGAGATAACCATTAAGATAAGACCAGAGAAGAAGTGAACCATAAGAATAACATTCTGCGATTACAGCAAAGACATCCATCCATCAGTCAAAATATGAAATAGCTACAGAGAGAGAAACAAAAAAATAATAGCGATAACAAGCAAAGAGAAGTTTAAGTTACCTGAGCCATGCTATGCTCGGTGAAGAAAAATGTAAGACAATACGTTGATGATGCAATTGCCAAGCCATACTCCAGGAGCATCAGGACAGTCGGCAAAAACCGACCTATTCCG
The DNA window shown above is from Brassica oleracea var. oleracea cultivar TO1000 chromosome C3, BOL, whole genome shotgun sequence and carries:
- the LOC106334464 gene encoding heat stress transcription factor B-3 encodes the protein MEDDHLLCHDNINDEERLPLEFMTGKQTSTAELQPSQRPPFLVKTYKVVEDPTTDEVISWNGDGTGFIVWQPAEFARDLLPTLFKHCNFSSFVRQLNTYGFRKVSTTRWEFGNEMFRKGQRELMCNIRRRKSYPHSHSHNKSHQVVPTTTTENLEDHHLQDQRSSSVVYSALLDENKCLKNENEFLRSELGKTKKKCKQLMELVERYRGEEDDDDDQGLKLFGVKLE
- the LOC106334463 gene encoding ABC transporter A family member 1-like, with the protein product MSFSIGEWWQNFKGFKQGAGSSSTEPLLKDSTGAISADMEDDIDVQEERDRVISGLTDNTIFYLQNLRKVYPGSNHHVPKVAVQSLTFSVQAGECFGFLGTNGAGKTTTLSMLSGEETPTSGTAFVFGKDIVASPKVIRQHIGYCPQFDALFDYLTVKEHLELYARIKGVVDYRIDNVVMEKLVEFDLLKHSHKPSFTLSGGNKRKLSVAIAMIGDPPIVILDEPSTGMDPVAKRFMWDVISRLSTRSGKTAVILTTHSMNEAQALCTRIGIMVGGRLRCIGSPQHLKTRFGNHLELEVKPNEVSHVDLENLCQMIQQWMFNVPSQPRSLLGDLEVCIGVSDSITPDTASASEISLSPDMIQSIAKYLGNEQRVSALVPPMPEEDVGFDEQLSEQLFRDGGIPLPIFAEWWLTKEKFSALDSFIQSSFPGATFKSCNGLIIKYQLPFGEGGLSLADAFGHLERNRNRLGIAEYSISQSTLETIFNHFAANS